From one Populus alba chromosome 17, ASM523922v2, whole genome shotgun sequence genomic stretch:
- the LOC118060467 gene encoding mannose/glucose-specific lectin, which produces MYPFETFAKCCSADSHGSISAGRWGGPGGDPFSFRVGSWIKEIIVHEGANIKSLSFKDGNGQEYGKFGGKNANDTGEERRIEIDGLSEYLKSITGTYGDYAGMVVITSLSFITNLTTRGPFGTATGTSFSVPIEGSVVIGFHGRGGYYLDAIGIHVKPGDIEGTISIGPWGGRGGDPWSYITNRGISQIVINVGSNIKSISFRDTTDLDSATFGGKHPNDIGERKTVLINWPSEQLTSISGTYGNFSSLLTITSLSFTTNRTTYGPFGTGSGTPFSIPINNNAVVGFHGRAGYYLDAIGIFVKPQTTI; this is translated from the exons ATGTATCCTTTTGAGACATTCGCCAAGTGTTGCAGTGCCG ATTCGCATGGAAGCATTTCAGCTGGGCGATGGGGTGGTCCGGGTGGAGATCCTTTTAGTTTTAGGGTGGGAAGCTGGATAAAAGAGATAATTGTTCATGAAGGAGCCAATATCAAGTCCCTCTCTTTCAAAGACGGCAATGGCCAAGAGTATGGAAAATTTGGCGGCAAAAATGCTAATGACACTGGTGAAGAAAGAAGA ATCGAGATCGATGGGCTTTCAGAGTATCTAAAATCCATAACTGGGACATATGGAGATTATGCTGGAATGGTGGTGATCACATCACTATCATTCATCACTAATCTCACTACACGTGGACCTTTCGGAACTGCTACCGGCACTTCTTTCTCCGTACCAATTGAAGGTTCGGTCGTGATTGGATTTCATGGAAGAGGAGGCTACTACCTTGATGCAATCGGCATCCATGTGAAAcct GGGGACATAGAAGGAACTATTTCAATAGGTCCATGGGGAGGCCGAGGTGGGGATCCATGGAGTTACATTACAAATCGAGGTATAAGCCAGATAGTCATCAATGTAGGATCAAACATTAAGTCTATATCTTTCCGGGACACGACTGACTTGGATTCTGCAACATTCGGAGGCAAACACCCTAATGATATTGGTGAAAGGAAAACT GTTCTTATTAACTGGCCTTCTGAACAATTGACATCCATAAGTGGGACATATGGCAATTTCAGCTCTTTATTGACGATCACATCGCTGTCATTTACTACAAATAGGACtacttatggaccttttggaaCAGGTTCTGGCACGCCTTTCTCCATCCCGATAAATAATAATGCGGTAGTTGGATTCCATGGAAGAGCTGGATACTACCTTGACGCCATTGGCATCTTTGTCAAACCACAGACGACAATCTAA